GGTGCGCCGGCCGGTGCGCTGCTGCTGCATGCGCACGGTGCCTGGTTCGGGTTGATGAAGGTGAGCCCGCTCTTGGTCGGCGTGTCGGCGAAATCGACGGTCACGCCTTCGAGCAGCAGGCGCGACTCGGCCGGCAGGAACAGCCGCACACCGGAGGCCTCGACCACCGAGTCGCCGCTCAGTGGTGCCGCCACGACCGTGAACTCGGAGTTCAGGCCGGAGCAGCCGCCGGCGCTGACCAGCAGGCGAAAGCCGGCACCTTCCGGTTCGCCGGAAAAGCGCACCATGCGCTGGATGAATTTCGCCGCAGCCGGCGTCAGGGTCAGTTGGGTCATGTTGTCCTCAGGCAGCCTGGGTCTGGAGTGGGAGGATGCAGTCGTCGATCGGGCACACCGCGACGCACTGCGGGGTGTCGTAATCGCCTTCGCATTCGGTGCATTTGTCGGGATCGATGACAAACAGGTTCTTGAGCTCGCTGATCGCCTCGTTCGGGCATTCCGGCTCACAGGCCGAACAGCCCGTACAGAGGTTGGCAATGATCTTCAAAGACATGGTTCTCTCCTTTCGTTCGGACCGCGGCACTCGCCGCGGTCCATCCGGAAACGTCAGGCGGCTGCGGTGAAGGCGCCCTGGCGGATCGATGCGTCGCCGCGCTCGGCGTGCGCGATCTCGCCGCGTGCAACCCGGCCGGTGTAGTCGGCGAACCACGACAGCGCGGCCTTCTCGATGAACTCGTCGGCATAGGCGTCGACCGGCTCGATGCCCGCGCCCTTCAGTTCGTCGCGCGGGCAGGCGCCGATCTTCGAAACCAGCACGGCGTGGCAGTCGTTGATCGCATTGACGATGGAGGGCAGCTGTTCGTCCTCGCCGTAGCCGCCCTGGCAGTACAGGTCGACCCGACGGTGACCGACGAACAGCGCTTCGCCCGCCGACACCTCGAAGATCTGGAACTCGTCGGCATGACCGAAGTGCTGGTTCACCCGGCCGCCACCCGTCGTGGCGACGGCGACCAGCACCTTGATGTCCTTCGCCGCCTCGTTGCCTTCGGTCGCGGCCAGCGCTTCGACCTTGGCTGCATGCTGCGCCTGACGCTCGGCTTCGACGCGCTCCTGGTAGGTACGGCGGCGGTCGAGGTCATAGACCACTTCCATCTCTTCGATCTTGTCGAGCGTGAATTCCTCGCTGCGGTCCTCGCCCAGCAGGCCGACCGCGTCGGCGCGGCACTGGCGGCAGTGGCGCATCAGGTTGGCGCCACCCATGCAGGCGTCCTGCACCGCCTTCAGCTCCTGCGCCGTGGGGCCACGCTGGCCGGTCAGGCCGAACACGGTGCCGTGCTCGGCTTCGGAAATGAGCGGCATGATGTTGTGCAGGAAGGCGCCGCGCGCCTTGACCGCCTTGTTCACCTCGATCATGTGTGCGTCATTGATGCCCGGGATGAGCACCGAGTTGATCTTGGTGAGCACGCCGCGGGCAGTCAGCATCTCCAGCCCCTTCATCTGCTGCTCGTGCAGGATGCGCGAGGCCTCGACGCCGGTGATGCGCTTGTGATCCCAGAAGATCCACGGGTAGATCTTGGCGCCGATCTCCGGATCGACCATGTTGATCGTGATGGTCACGTGGTCGATGTTGTACTTGCAGATCTCGTCGACCAGATCGGGCAGCGCCAGACCGTTGGTCGACAGACAGAG
The window above is part of the Methyloversatilis discipulorum genome. Proteins encoded here:
- a CDS encoding HesB/IscA family protein; the protein is MTQLTLTPAAAKFIQRMVRFSGEPEGAGFRLLVSAGGCSGLNSEFTVVAAPLSGDSVVEASGVRLFLPAESRLLLEGVTVDFADTPTKSGLTFINPNQAPCACSSSAPAGAPGVQQHAHGHGHGHAMPGVATVGLDSIRRG
- a CDS encoding 4Fe-4S binding protein, coding for MSLKIIANLCTGCSACEPECPNEAISELKNLFVIDPDKCTECEGDYDTPQCVAVCPIDDCILPLQTQAA
- the nifB gene encoding nitrogenase cofactor biosynthesis protein NifB, whose amino-acid sequence is MESAAASYVSLADLKSSHNVLATPAEAPAHVGCGTSGGEGKASCGTSAGPDDMPAHVWEKVKNHPCYSEEAHHHYARMHVAVAPACNIQCNYCNRKYDCSNESRPGVVSQKLTPEQAVKKVVAVASEIPQMTVLGVAGPGDSLANPKKTFDTFRMLQEQAPDIKLCLSTNGLALPDLVDEICKYNIDHVTITINMVDPEIGAKIYPWIFWDHKRITGVEASRILHEQQMKGLEMLTARGVLTKINSVLIPGINDAHMIEVNKAVKARGAFLHNIMPLISEAEHGTVFGLTGQRGPTAQELKAVQDACMGGANLMRHCRQCRADAVGLLGEDRSEEFTLDKIEEMEVVYDLDRRRTYQERVEAERQAQHAAKVEALAATEGNEAAKDIKVLVAVATTGGGRVNQHFGHADEFQIFEVSAGEALFVGHRRVDLYCQGGYGEDEQLPSIVNAINDCHAVLVSKIGACPRDELKGAGIEPVDAYADEFIEKAALSWFADYTGRVARGEIAHAERGDASIRQGAFTAAA